The genomic interval TAGGAGGTGAACTCATGGATAATCCTTTAATCATCTCCATTTTGCTTGCCGTAATCCTAATCGTCGGTATTGTTGTTGGTTATTTGATTCGCCGATCAATTGCAGAAGCTAAAATATCCAGTGCGGAAAATTTGGCAAAACAGATAGTTGATGAAGCTCATCGAAATGCAGATGCCGCAAAGAAGGAAGCGCTTCTCGAGGCAAAGGATGAAAATCATAAACTTCGCCAGGAGACAGAGGATGAACTGCGCGAGCGCCGGATGGAAGTTCAAAAGCAGGAAAATCGTCTGATGCAAAAGGAAGAAAGTCTGGACAAAAAGAGTGAAACGCTTGATAAGCGAGAAACTACACTGGAGGGAAAAGAAGAATCATTAACAGAAAAACAACAACAAATTGAAGAAATGGAAAGCAAAGTGGAAGCAATGCTTAGTGAGCAGCAAACAGAGCTAGAACGGATTTCGGGTTACACTACTGACCAGGCAAAACAGGTGATTCTAGACCGTGTTGAGCAAGAGGTCAGCCATGAATCGGCATTAATGATTAAAGAAGCTGAAAACCGGGCTAAGGAAGAAGCTGATAAAAAGGCTAAAAGCATTCTTTCACTGGCCCTGCAACGCTGTGCTGCCGACCATGTTGCGGAAACAACTGTATCGGTTGTCAACCTTCCGAACGATGAAATGAAAGGACGAATTATCGGAAGGGAAGGGCGTAACATTCGGACATTGGAAACTTTGACCGGAATTGACCTTATTATTGATGACACGCCGGAAGCGGTCGTGTTGTCAGGGTTTGATCCAATTCGCCGCGAAATTGCCCGCATGGCATTGGAACGGCTTGTTCAAGATGGACGGATACATCCTGCCAGAATTGAAGAAATGGTCGATAAAGCAAGGCGTGATGTTGATGACTATATACGTGAGGTTGGAGAAGAAACGACGTTTGAGGTTGGCATCCACGGACTGCACCCAGACCTCGTCAAGATACTCGGCCGCTTGAAATATCGTACAAGCTATGGTCAAAATGTATTAAAGCACTCCACTGAAGTAGCATACCTCTCCGGGCTGCTTGCTGCTGAGTTAGGTGAAGATGAAACATTGGCAAAAAGAGCCGGCCTGCTTCATGATATCGGCAAAGCAATCGATCATGAAGTGGAAGGAAGCCATGTTGAAATTGGCAAGGAGCTTGGTATAAAGTATAAGGAACCTGAAGTAGTTATTAATTCTATTGCTTCACACCATGGTGATGAGGAGGCAACTTCCATCATTTCGGTTCTGGTTGCTGCAGCCGATGCCTTATCAGCTGCAAGACCTGGTGCCAGAAGTGAGACACTGGAAAATTACATTAAGCGTCTCGAGAAATTGGAAGAAATCTCGGAATCATTTGTCGGTGTTGAAAAATCCTTTGCCATTCAAGCAGGAAGAGAAATCCGGATTATGGTTAAACCTGATGAAATTGACGATATTGATTCTGTTCGGGTGGCACGTGATATTCGAAAGCAAATTGAAGGCGAACTTGATTATCCGGGCCATATTAAAGTGACAGTTATCAGAGAAACGCGAGCAGTGGAATACGCCAAATAAAACTTAACGTGTGAGCCGTCTTTGCAGGATTCAAAGCATTACGACCTTTGTGGTACACTAACATATTAAGCGGCGAAATCACTGAAGGAAGATCTAAGCAGAAGCGGTCAGCTAGACCGCTTCTGCTTTACTTTACAATATAATTGCAATATGCAACACTGAAATTACATAATAAGTTAGGATGAGGTCCATGAAAATACTATTTATCGGTGATGTGGCAGGATCACCAGGAAGAGATATGGTACAGGCTTATCTGCCCGAATTGAAAGCGAAATACCGTCCTGATATGACCATTATCAATGGGGAAAACGCTGCGGCAGGCAAAGGAATTACACAAAAAATCTATAAGCAATTTCTGCAGTGGGGTGCTCATGTCATTACGATGGGCAATCATACGTGGGATAAAAAAGAAATATTTGAGTTTATAGATGAAGCCAAAAATATGATTCGGCCGGCCAATTTTCCGGAGGGCACCCCTGGAAAAGGTATCACGTTTGTTAATATAAATGGAACGGAGGTAGCTGTCGTTAACGCACAGGGGCGAACGTTTCTCCCGGCGATAGATGACCCATTCCGGAAGATGGATGAACTGATTGAAATAGCTAGGAAACGGACCAATATTATTTTTGTTGATTTTCATGCGGAGGCAACTAGTGAAAAGCAGGCAATGGGATGGTATTTGGACGGTAGGGTCAGTGCTGTAGTCGGAACACATACACATACACAGACCGCGGATGAACGCATATTACCAAGTGGTACAGCTTTCATAACAGACGTCGGTATGACTGGTCCTTATGATGCTATTCTGGGAATGGAAAAAGAGGCAGTGATGAAAAAGTTTTTGACAAGTTTGCCAGTACGCTTTGAAATTGATAAAAACGGACGGAATCAATTGAATGGAATAATTGTGGATATTGATAAAAAGACAGGTAAAGCTTCTGTAATTGAACGAATTATGATAAATGATGATCACCCCTTTGACAGTTTGTAAAGAAGTGGTTAAATAGGCTGGATGTGTCACTTGCGAATTGAATATTTGAATGTTTAGAATAATTGTTGCATAATGAAGGTTATAAGATAATATCTCCAAGAATATAGTAGCATTAGAACTACAATAGTAAATGAAGGAGGTACCAGTAGTGGAAGTATTAAAAGTGTCAGCTAAATCAAATCCAAATTCAGTAGCAGGTGCACTTGCAAACGTCCTACGGGAAAGAGGTTCAGCGGAGATACAGGCGATCGGGGCCGGTGCATTGAATCAGGCGGTTAAGGCAGTCGCCATCGCAAGGGGATTCGTTGCGCCAAGCGGGGTTGATCTCATTTGTATACCGGCATTCACCGATATTATGATTGAAGAAGAAGAACGAACAGCGATTAAACTGATTGTAGAACCAAGATAATGTAAAATGGATATGTTTTCAGTGTTGTGCACATGCGCAGCACTTTTTTATTTGCCTCACAGCTCGTATGCATCTGAAATGCACTCATAACACTGCCCAGTAACAATTTCATTATACGTTAATAACGCAGTAACTAAGGATGACTAAGGTTCCCGTTGATTAGAATTTTTTTGGTTCGGTCGAATATGACATCTATTGTTTAATTTGGCCGAAACCTTTATAATGAAATAATGTATGATTATGTAGAAAAGCTCTTTTATATATAAGGAAAGGAGTTGCGATATGAACGAACAGCAGCGGAAACAACAATCGCAAATTAAACAGCCCGAGAATCCGGCGGACGTAAAATCCGACGCGGATAACATGGACCGGCTAAAAAATATGTCCAGCGATGATTTGATTAGCAAATATTTTGAGACAACCTACGAACCACCGAACTTGAATAAAGCAAGGAAACGCGGCCGTGATGATGTGGAGGTACATTACAATTTCGGCATCCCGGAAGATATGGAAAATATCGGGGAAGGCAGGAAATTCATGATTCGTACATACGGCTGTCAAATGAATGAACACGATACTGAAGTGATGGCCGGAATTTTATCTGAAATGGGTTATGAATCAACGAATGATCAGCACGAAGCGGATATTATTCTGTTAAATACTTGTGCGATTAGAGAAAACGCAGAGAATAAAGTGTTTGGAGAAATTGGGCATCTGAAAGCATTAAAACGGGAAAAGCCTGATTTAATTCTTGGTGTGTGTGGGTGTATGTCCCAGGAAGAGAAAGTCGTTAATCGGATTATGCAGAAGCATCCGCAAGTAGATTTAATTTTCGGTACCCATAACATTCACCGTCTCCCACAACTTGTCAAAGAAGCGATGTTTGGAAAGGAAAAAGTGGTGGAAGTATGGTCCAAGGAAGGCGATATCATTGAAAACCTTCCGAAAGCACGTAAAGGAAATATTAAAGCGTGGGTTAACATCATGTATGGCTGTGATAAGTTCTGCACCTACTGTATTGTACCAATGACTCGTGGTAAAGAACGCAGTCGCCTGCCGGAGGACATTATCCAGGAAGTGCGTCAGTTGGCAGCGCAAGGCTATAAGGAGGTTACCCTGCTTGGGCAGAATGTGAATGCTTATGGCAAAGACTTTGAGGATTCGGAATATGGTCTTGGCGATTTAATGGACGAGCTGCATAAGATCGATATTCCACGGATACGCTTTACAACGTCACACCCAAGAGACTTTGACGACCGGCTTATTGAGGTGCTTGCACAAGGTGGCAATCTGCTTGACCATATCCATTTACCGGTACAATCGGGCAGCAGCGAGATTCTTAAGAAAATGAATCGTAAATATACACGCGAAGAATATTTGGAATTAGTACGCAAGATTCGTAAAGCGATGCCGAATGCGACACTGACAACGGATATTATCGTTGGGTTCCCGAATGAGACAGAGGAACAGTTTGAAGAGACCATGTCACTAGTAGAGGAAGTAGGATTTGAAGCTGCGTTTACATTCATCTATTCACCGCGGGAAGGTACACCAGCAGCACGCAAGAAAGATAATATACCGGAAGAAGTTAAAAAGCAGCGACTTTACCGCTTGAATGAGCTTGTTAACAAACAATCAGCTGAATCGATGCAACAATACAAGGATCAAGTTGTGAAAGTCCTTGTCGAGGGTGAAAGTAAGAAAGATCCTGATGTGCTTGCCGGGTATACGGAGCGTAATAAGCTGGTCAACTTTAAAGGACCGGAATCAGCAATCGGCAGCATTGTCGATGTTCGAATTACAGAAGCAAAAACATGGTCGTTAAACGGGGTTATGGTGGAAACGACAGCAGAGGTGAAATGATATGGCACAATATACACGTAAAGAAATTTTAGATGAGGCGAAAAATCTGGCAAACATGCTGGCGAACACGGAAGAGATTAACCGGTTTAAACAAGTAGAAGCGAAACTTAATGCGAATCAAAAAGTGCAGAAGCTGATCAAAAAAATAAAAACATTGCAGAAACAAGCGGTTAACTTCCAGGCGTATGAAAAAACAGAAGCGCTGAAAAATGTGGAGGAAGAAATTGACCGACTTCATGCCGAAGTGGATGCTATCCCAATTGTCCAGGAATTCAAAGAAACGCAAGGTGTCGTCAACGATGTACTGCAACTTGTATCCGGAACAATATCCCGTGAAGTGACCAACAATGTAATCACGTCAACGGGTGGTGATCTCCTGGCCGGTACAACGGGAACAAAACAGGCAGATGAAATAACAAATAGTCAGCAGTAAATATTAGAGTTTTTCCAAAAACTAACCAAAATAATAGAGCGTTCGTCTCTTACCCATAATATAGCATGTGAAGGAAAGCCGGGAAAATATTTATCCCGGTTTTTTCTGTTACCTTCTTGTCGTGTCATTATTCACTTTAGGTATTTGTCTTGCATACGATGACAGTGAGAAAAGGAGGTAACGAACTATGTCATTTCTTGATCATGATTTTAGAGAAGTCATTACGAAGGCTGTTTGTGGTAAAGGAAGAAAGTTCACTCAGGCGACGCATAACATCCAGCCGTCACACCGGGCATCAAGTATTCTTGGGTGCTGGGTTATCAATCATCGCTACAATGCCAAGAAAAAGTCCGAGGACACCGTAGAAGTGAATGGCAGCTATGACATCAATATCTGGTATTCGTACAATGATAACACAAAAACAGAAGTAGTTACCGAACGTGTCACGTATACTGATTACATTCCTCTCTCCGTTAAAGATGACAATGTCTTGAACGATGATTTTGATGTGATAGCTAAGGTGGTTCAGCAGCCGAATTGTCTTGAGTGTGAAATAGACAGTCATGGGAACACGATTGCTGTTGATGTAGAACGTGAATTTGTTGTTCAGATCATTGGCGAGACTAAGGTAGCTGTTAAGGTTGACCCAAAAGGTTACACATTTGATGATGATGATGACTGGGGATTTGATGTCACCGATGATGAACTCAATGAAGTAGAACCGAATTTTATTAATGAGCGTGACAAAGACTGAATCACTTACGAGGGGTAATACTCTCGTAAGTTTTTTTTGCACAGATGTATCCCGGTTGTCGTCTTATATCGGCAAACTATGCTATAATAGAACAATATATTCGTATGTTTTGGAGGATTCAATATGGCTGGCCATACACCGATGATGGAACAATATTTACAAATAAAGGCTAACTATAAAGACGCATTTTTATTCTTTCGCCTAGGTGACTTTTATGAAATGTTTTTTGATGATGCCGTCCATGCTGCGAGAGAATTAGAAATAACATTAACCAAGAGGGATGGGGGAAAACAAGACCCCATCCCGATGTGCGGTGTTCCATACCATTCTGCAGAAAACTATATAAAAAATTTAATCGATAAAGGTTATAAAGTAGCCATATGTGAACAGGTTGAGGATCCGAAAGCAGCGAAAGGGGTTGTCAAACGTGAAGTCATCCAGTTAATCACGCCGGGGACTGTCATGGAAAATAATATGCTGGAGGAACGGGATAACAACTATATTGCCAGTCTATCCTATTTCCCTGATGGATCTTATGTGATTGCGTATAACGACCTATCAATTGGTGAGACGAACGTTGCGCTCATTGCAAATGGATGGAATGCTGTCGTGCATGAACTTTATAACCAGCCAGTGAGAGAAATGGTAATTTCCTCTGAGCTTCCAAAAGCTTTGCAGGACGAACTGAAAGAAAAACTGAACATCACTTTATCATTTCAAGATCAAAATACCTTTAACAGTGACTATCAAGATTTGTGTAGCGGTTTGGACGATGACCGGCTAGTTCAAGCATGTAGCCGGCTATTTAATTATATTCAGGAAACGCAAAAACGGTCACTTGATCACTTGCAGCCGGCTACGGAGATCAAGCTCGATCATTATTTGTCATTGGATATGTTCTCTAAACGTAACCTTGAATTGACCGAAACCATTCTGAAAAAGGGAAAACACGGTAGTCTGTTATGGGTACTTGACCAGACAGTAACAGCAATGGGATCACGCATGCTCAAGAAGTGGCTGGATCGCCCGCTTTTGAACAAATGGGAAATAGAACAACGTCTTGATATCGTTGAAGGGTTTTTAACAGATTTTATGGAGCGTGACACATTACGGGAGGCATTAAAATCAATCTATGATCTTGAGCGCCTTGCTGGCAGAATTGCTTATGGGAATGTGAATGCGCGTGATTTAATCCAGTTGAAGCAGTCGCTCGCACAAATCCCTGACTTGAAGCAAATTTTAAGCCAATTCAATGGTGATGGGATAAATACATTAAATAATAATTTGCAGTATCCGGAGCAACTTTTTTCTATACTTGATGCAAGCCTGGCTGATGACCCACCGGTATCCATTACAGAGGGGTCCATTATTAAAGATGGTTACCATGAAAAGCTGGATACATATCGGGAGGCATCGATCAATGGTAAGCAATGGATTGCCGAGCTAGAGCAGAAAGAAAAGAAGGAAACGGGTATTAAATCATTAAAAGTAGGTTTCAATCGTGTTTTCGGCTATTATATCGAAGTAACGAAAGCAAACTTGCACCTTTTGCCGGAAGACAGATATGAACGGCGGCAGACACTCACCAACGCTGAACGCTTTATAACACCGGAGTTGAAAGAAAAAGAGGAATTAATTCTGGAAGCAGAAGAAAAAAGTGTTCAGCTGGAATACGATTTATTTAATGAAATTCGTGAACAAGTAAAAGCCCATATCCCGTCGATTCAGTTCTTGGCTGAAATAGTCAGTCAGATTGATGTACTTCAGGGATTTGCGACGGTGAGTGAAGCAAACCGATATACACGTCCGGTATTTTCGCAAAATCGGCTATCCATTAGCAAGGGGCGGCATCCAGTTGTGGAACAGGTAATGAAAAGTGACTCATTTGTCCCGAATGATATTTTGCTTGATAATGAAACGGAGATTCTGTTGATTACTGGCCCGAACATGTCCGGAAAGAGCACGTATATGCGTCAGCTGGCATTAACAGTCATCATGGGGCAAATTGGCTGTTATGTCCCTTGCAATGAAGCAGAACTCATTCTGTTTGATCAAATTTTCACTCGCATTGGCGCTGCTGATGACCTAGTATCTGGACAGAGCACGTTCATGGTTGAAATGCTTGAGGCTAACCATGCTATTACGAACGCTACCGAAAATAGCCTGATACTGTTGGATGAAATAGGTCGCGGAACGAGTACATATGATGGGATGGCGCTGGCACAGGCGATTGTTGAGCACATTCATGATCATATCGGTGCCAAAACAGTATTTTCAACGCATTACCATGAGCTGACCGCGCTTGAAGATACCTTGGACAAACTGAAAAATATACATGTCCGTGCAGAAGAATACGAAGGAAACGTTGTGTTTCTTCATCAAGTCAACGAAGGAGCCGCTGATCAGAGTTACGGGATTCATGTGGCAAAATTAGCAGACCTTCCGACACCGCTGATTGACAGGGCAAATACTATTCTGGACCACTTAGAAAACAATGATGAAAAACTTCCGGATGATTCAGGTCAATTATCGTTTTTTGCTAGTGAAAGTAAAAAAACTGAGCTTAAAACCAATGTAGACGAGCCGGAATCTATTATTGTCACTGATTTGAAAAATATTAACCTATTAGAAATGACACCACTGGATGCGATGAATGAATTGTACCGCCTGCAGCAAAAGGCGAAAAAATAAGCTGAGAAAGGACGATTGCCATGGGTATTTTTCAACTGCCGGATGCACTTGCAAATAAAATAGCCGCAGGAGAAGTGGTGGAGCGTCCTGCCTCTGTCGTAAAGGAATTAATCGAAAATAGCATCGATGCCGGCAGTACTTTCATAACGATTGACTTAGCCGAAGCTGGATTGCAAATGATTAAGGTGACAGATAATGGTGCCGGAATGACAGAAGAAGATGCAGAGAAGGCTTTTCTACGACATGCGACAAGTAAAATAAAAAACGAAACAGATTTATTTCGCGTCCATACGCTGGGCTTTCGTGGGGAGGCACTTGCCAGTATTGCAGCTGTCAGCAGATTGACGGTCAAAACGTCCCAGGGTGACCACGCAGGAACGTATCTGTCACTTGAAGGTGGTGTGGTGAAAGACCGCTCGAAAAGTGACGCCCGCAAAGGTACGGAGATTACCGTGGAGGATTTGTTTTTCAATACGCCGGCACGATTGAAGTATATGAAAACCATCCATACGGAACTTGGCCATATAACCGATCTTTTAAATCGTTTGGCCTTGTCCCATCCCGGAATTCGTTTTGAACTGCGCCATAATAATAAATCAATCTTTAAAACGACTGGCAGCGGTGACTTATTACAAGTGATCAGCCAAGTTTACGGTATGGGCACTGCCAGAAAGATGCTACCAATCCAGCACGAAACGCTAGATTTTTCCATCAATGGTTATATCGCTAAACCGGAAGTGACGAGGGCATCCCGAAATTATATTTCTACCATAATCAATGGTCGCTATATCAAGAGCATGCAGCTTACACAAGCAATCATCAGAGGCTATCATACATTGCTCCCAATCGGGCGTTCACCAATTGTCGTCTTGGCAATTGAAATGGACCCTATTCTAGTTGATGTCAACGTGCATCCTACTAAACTGGAGGCAAGATTCAGCAAGGACCAGGAATTAGTTACAGCTATTGAAGAAACTATTCGTTCAACGTTCCGACGTACATCACTTATTCCCGAAATGGAGCAAAAAAAGCCGGAACAGCACACGTATACAATCCAGGATTCCATGCCATTAGGTGAAGTGCAATCGAAAACTCTTTCAGACGGATCCAATCAGCGTGTGAACGAAGCTAGCCCGGTTATGGAACACAGTGAAAACGTTGCACGAAAAAGTGAGCACACTTCTGTGGAACCGACCATTGAATCGGTCAATCAAGATACCCCTAGGGAGGTGTCTTATGCGGAAGCGCCGATTGGTGCTGCTCCTGCACCGGCACATCCCGATGAGCAGGAAAGGATACCTGTCATGTATCCAATTGGTCAGTTGCATGGCACATACATTCTTGCTCAAAATGAAAACGGGTTTTACATGATTGATCAGCATGCCGCGCAAGAACGAATCAAATTTGAGCAATTCAGGGAAAAGTTAGGACAAGCTGCGAATGAAGTACAAGATCTATTGATTCCATTAACATTTGATTTTTCGAAGCAAGAGGCCATTTTTATCGATCAAAATAAAGACGAACTGGCAAAAGTCGGCCTGTTTTTTGAACCGTTTGGGAATCAATCCTATATTATAAGGTCATACCCAACCTGGTTTCCTGAAGGTTTTGCAGAAGAAATTATCCGGGAAATGATTGAACAAATTATGCAGCATGAAAAAGTTGACGTGGAAGCGATTAGAGAAGATGCTGCCGCACTGATGTCATGTAAACGTTCCATCAAAGCTAATCATTACTTGAATCAGCAAGATATGACTAGACTGCTAGAGGATTTGCGAAAATCTCGTGACCCGTTCACATGTCCGCATGGACGCCCAATAGTGATCCATTTTTCTTCGTATGAACTTGAAAAAATGTTCAAACGGGTCATGTGAATGATGTATAAATGACACACCCCGCGTGAATACTACTAGAAAAAGGAAGGGGTGTGTCTAATGGATAATCAAAAGCTTATTAATTTCTTAAATCAGCTTTTGTCCAATTATTTTGTTATGTATGTGAAATTGCACCGGTATCACTGGTTTGTACAGGGGCGGCATTTCTTTCAATTGCACGAGGTGTTTGAAGAAATGTATACAACATTTGCAGCCGATATCGATGTGATAGCAGAAAGAGTGTTGATGATTGACGGCAAGCCACTGGCAACCATGGTTAAATACATAAAAGAAGCAACACTTGAGGAAGCATCAGCTGATGATAAAGAAGATGAAATGATTGCAAGGCTAAAAGAAGACTATCAGCAAATCATTCATGAAATAAAGGAAGAGGGGATTCCATACGCATCTGAACGAAACGACGAACCAACTGTTGATCTGCTCGTCACCCTCCAGGGAAAATTAGAGAAATATGTCTGGATGCTCCATGCATATCGTGCGTATGAATAAATAGATATAGGGGAATACTCATGAAGCAAACAGTCATCGCGATTGTAGGACCGACAGCGGTGGGTAAATCACGAATAAGTGTTGAAGTGGCCAAACGTTTTAATGGTGAAATCGTCAGTGGGGATTCCATGCAAGTTTATAAAGGGCTAGATATAGGAACAGCTAAAATTACCGACAAGGAAAAACAAGGAATTCCCCATTATATGATTGATATCAAACAGCCTGATGAAGACTTTTCGGCGGCCGACTTTCAAAACTATGTCCAGCATTATGTTGATCATATCGCATCTAAACAAAAACTGCCGTTTATCGCTGGAGGAAGTGGGCTTTATATTCAGGCGGCCTTGTTTAATTATAACTTTGCAGACCAGCGCCGTGATGAACATGTAACGAAGCGACTTGAACAAGAGCTTGAGAACAAAGGTGTTATGGAGTTGTATAATCAGCTGCAGCGGCTTGATCCGGATCAAGCGGCAAAGATTCATCCGAATAATCATCGTCGTCTGATTCGTGCACTGGAAATCTATGAAACAACCGGCAAAACAATGTCGGCGTATCAGCAGGACCAAATGAGCGAAGGGCTCTATAATCCTATTTTGATTGGTCTGGAAATGAATCGGGAACTCTTATATGAGCGAATTAACAAACGGGTTGACATCATGATGGAACAGGGATTGCTTGACGAGGTTCGCAAACTGTATGACCGAGGATATGAGCATTTCCAAGCGATGCGAGGCATTGGCTATAAGGAATTTCTTCCCTATTTCAAGGGAGAACAGACACTTGAAGAAAGTTTCGGTTATTAAAGCGTAATTCAAGACGGTATGCTAAAAGGCAGTATACGTGGTTCAGAAATAAGTTGAACGTCCACTGGTACACGATTACACCTTCAACAATAGAATCAACATTTGGGAAAATTTCAAATGATTTAGCAGGAATGTTATAAAGGATATAGAAGTAGTTATATATAGATAGAAAAGAGGAGGAAAGACAATGGCGCAATCAGTAAATATTCAGGATCAGTATTTGAACAAACTGAGGAAAGACCATATTTCGGTTACACTTTTCTTGACGAACGGATTCCAATTACGAGGGCTTGTGAAAGCATTTGATAATTTCACTGTACTCATCGAAACTGATGGAAAACAGCAATTAATCTTTAAACATGCCATTTCCACATTTGCTCCAGTAAAAAATGTGACACTAGAAAAAGAATAAGACACGTAAACGGGCGCTTTTTTGCGCCCGTTTTAAATTGTCAGACGGTGTGTAAAGTGGGCGTTTGTCACACCACCCCAAGCAATCGCGTATGCTATTGTGACGAAGGGGTGATGATGTGGATACACAAAAACAGCGAAATAAGAACGGGCAAATTAATATTATTTTGCAAGATAAAAAGAACGGACGGCCAGAAGGAAACACAAAAATGCGAAATGAAGCAAATAATCCATTCTCACATATAGATACAGCCTTCGCTTCCTTTATCGGAATGAAGCAGTTAAAAGAAACGATTAAAGAAGTATACGCTACGATTGTCATTAATGAAAAACGGAA from Lentibacillus cibarius carries:
- the rny gene encoding ribonuclease Y produces the protein MDNPLIISILLAVILIVGIVVGYLIRRSIAEAKISSAENLAKQIVDEAHRNADAAKKEALLEAKDENHKLRQETEDELRERRMEVQKQENRLMQKEESLDKKSETLDKRETTLEGKEESLTEKQQQIEEMESKVEAMLSEQQTELERISGYTTDQAKQVILDRVEQEVSHESALMIKEAENRAKEEADKKAKSILSLALQRCAADHVAETTVSVVNLPNDEMKGRIIGREGRNIRTLETLTGIDLIIDDTPEAVVLSGFDPIRREIARMALERLVQDGRIHPARIEEMVDKARRDVDDYIREVGEETTFEVGIHGLHPDLVKILGRLKYRTSYGQNVLKHSTEVAYLSGLLAAELGEDETLAKRAGLLHDIGKAIDHEVEGSHVEIGKELGIKYKEPEVVINSIASHHGDEEATSIISVLVAAADALSAARPGARSETLENYIKRLEKLEEISESFVGVEKSFAIQAGREIRIMVKPDEIDDIDSVRVARDIRKQIEGELDYPGHIKVTVIRETRAVEYAK
- the cotE gene encoding outer spore coat protein CotE — encoded protein: MSFLDHDFREVITKAVCGKGRKFTQATHNIQPSHRASSILGCWVINHRYNAKKKSEDTVEVNGSYDINIWYSYNDNTKTEVVTERVTYTDYIPLSVKDDNVLNDDFDVIAKVVQQPNCLECEIDSHGNTIAVDVEREFVVQIIGETKVAVKVDPKGYTFDDDDDWGFDVTDDELNEVEPNFINERDKD
- the mutS gene encoding DNA mismatch repair protein MutS, which codes for MAGHTPMMEQYLQIKANYKDAFLFFRLGDFYEMFFDDAVHAARELEITLTKRDGGKQDPIPMCGVPYHSAENYIKNLIDKGYKVAICEQVEDPKAAKGVVKREVIQLITPGTVMENNMLEERDNNYIASLSYFPDGSYVIAYNDLSIGETNVALIANGWNAVVHELYNQPVREMVISSELPKALQDELKEKLNITLSFQDQNTFNSDYQDLCSGLDDDRLVQACSRLFNYIQETQKRSLDHLQPATEIKLDHYLSLDMFSKRNLELTETILKKGKHGSLLWVLDQTVTAMGSRMLKKWLDRPLLNKWEIEQRLDIVEGFLTDFMERDTLREALKSIYDLERLAGRIAYGNVNARDLIQLKQSLAQIPDLKQILSQFNGDGINTLNNNLQYPEQLFSILDASLADDPPVSITEGSIIKDGYHEKLDTYREASINGKQWIAELEQKEKKETGIKSLKVGFNRVFGYYIEVTKANLHLLPEDRYERRQTLTNAERFITPELKEKEELILEAEEKSVQLEYDLFNEIREQVKAHIPSIQFLAEIVSQIDVLQGFATVSEANRYTRPVFSQNRLSISKGRHPVVEQVMKSDSFVPNDILLDNETEILLITGPNMSGKSTYMRQLALTVIMGQIGCYVPCNEAELILFDQIFTRIGAADDLVSGQSTFMVEMLEANHAITNATENSLILLDEIGRGTSTYDGMALAQAIVEHIHDHIGAKTVFSTHYHELTALEDTLDKLKNIHVRAEEYEGNVVFLHQVNEGAADQSYGIHVAKLADLPTPLIDRANTILDHLENNDEKLPDDSGQLSFFASESKKTELKTNVDEPESIIVTDLKNINLLEMTPLDAMNELYRLQQKAKK
- a CDS encoding stage V sporulation protein S codes for the protein MEVLKVSAKSNPNSVAGALANVLRERGSAEIQAIGAGALNQAVKAVAIARGFVAPSGVDLICIPAFTDIMIEEEERTAIKLIVEPR
- a CDS encoding TIGR00282 family metallophosphoesterase; this translates as MKILFIGDVAGSPGRDMVQAYLPELKAKYRPDMTIINGENAAAGKGITQKIYKQFLQWGAHVITMGNHTWDKKEIFEFIDEAKNMIRPANFPEGTPGKGITFVNINGTEVAVVNAQGRTFLPAIDDPFRKMDELIEIARKRTNIIFVDFHAEATSEKQAMGWYLDGRVSAVVGTHTHTQTADERILPSGTAFITDVGMTGPYDAILGMEKEAVMKKFLTSLPVRFEIDKNGRNQLNGIIVDIDKKTGKASVIERIMINDDHPFDSL
- a CDS encoding RicAFT regulatory complex protein RicA family protein; protein product: MAQYTRKEILDEAKNLANMLANTEEINRFKQVEAKLNANQKVQKLIKKIKTLQKQAVNFQAYEKTEALKNVEEEIDRLHAEVDAIPIVQEFKETQGVVNDVLQLVSGTISREVTNNVITSTGGDLLAGTTGTKQADEITNSQQ
- the miaB gene encoding tRNA (N6-isopentenyl adenosine(37)-C2)-methylthiotransferase MiaB, with translation MNEQQRKQQSQIKQPENPADVKSDADNMDRLKNMSSDDLISKYFETTYEPPNLNKARKRGRDDVEVHYNFGIPEDMENIGEGRKFMIRTYGCQMNEHDTEVMAGILSEMGYESTNDQHEADIILLNTCAIRENAENKVFGEIGHLKALKREKPDLILGVCGCMSQEEKVVNRIMQKHPQVDLIFGTHNIHRLPQLVKEAMFGKEKVVEVWSKEGDIIENLPKARKGNIKAWVNIMYGCDKFCTYCIVPMTRGKERSRLPEDIIQEVRQLAAQGYKEVTLLGQNVNAYGKDFEDSEYGLGDLMDELHKIDIPRIRFTTSHPRDFDDRLIEVLAQGGNLLDHIHLPVQSGSSEILKKMNRKYTREEYLELVRKIRKAMPNATLTTDIIVGFPNETEEQFEETMSLVEEVGFEAAFTFIYSPREGTPAARKKDNIPEEVKKQRLYRLNELVNKQSAESMQQYKDQVVKVLVEGESKKDPDVLAGYTERNKLVNFKGPESAIGSIVDVRITEAKTWSLNGVMVETTAEVK